Proteins from one Streptomyces genisteinicus genomic window:
- a CDS encoding Cgl0159 family (beta/alpha)8-fold protein produces MSRVDIGELVGIRTRHPEAIAEAAGRRRRRSGLLGEHGRLMIVAADHPARGAFAVGDRPLAMANRLDLLERLCLALSRPGVDGVLATADILDDLLLLGALDDKVVMGSMNRGGLAGASFELDDRFTGHRAQDLERLGFDAGKLLLRIDYDDPASLDTLAAAARAVDEMAGRQLPVFVEPFICHRRDGMLRNDLGAEAVARSVAIASGLGGTSAYTWLKVPVTEDPGDMRAVMETSTLPAVLLGGDTGGDTGADTDAALGRWSAALRLPTVQGLVAGRALLYPADGDVAGAVDAAVALL; encoded by the coding sequence ATGAGCCGGGTCGACATCGGCGAACTCGTCGGAATCCGCACCCGGCACCCCGAGGCCATCGCCGAAGCCGCCGGCCGCAGACGCCGGCGTTCCGGCCTGCTCGGCGAGCACGGCCGGCTCATGATCGTCGCCGCCGACCATCCCGCCCGCGGCGCGTTCGCCGTCGGTGACCGCCCGCTCGCCATGGCCAACCGCCTCGACCTGCTGGAGCGGCTCTGCCTCGCCCTGTCCCGCCCCGGCGTCGACGGCGTCCTCGCCACCGCCGACATCCTCGACGACCTGCTGCTGCTCGGCGCACTGGACGACAAGGTCGTCATGGGCTCCATGAACCGCGGCGGCCTGGCCGGAGCCTCCTTCGAACTCGACGACCGCTTCACCGGCCACCGTGCCCAGGACCTCGAACGGCTCGGTTTCGACGCCGGCAAGCTGCTGCTCCGCATCGACTACGACGACCCCGCCTCCCTCGACACCCTCGCCGCCGCGGCCCGCGCCGTCGACGAGATGGCGGGGCGTCAGCTCCCCGTCTTCGTGGAGCCGTTCATCTGTCACCGCAGGGACGGAATGCTGCGCAACGATCTGGGCGCCGAGGCCGTGGCGCGTTCCGTCGCCATAGCGTCCGGTCTCGGCGGTACCTCGGCGTACACCTGGCTCAAGGTGCCCGTCACCGAGGACCCCGGCGACATGCGCGCGGTGATGGAGACCTCCACCCTCCCCGCCGTCCTGCTCGGCGGAGACACCGGTGGGGACACTGGCGCGGACACGGACGCCGCGCTCGGACGGTGGAGCGCCGCACTGCGACTGCCCACGGTCCAGGGCCTGGTCGCCGGGCGCGCGCTGCTGTATCCGGCCGACGGCGACGTGGCGGGCGCGGTCGATGCGGCCGTGGCGCTGCTGTAG
- the iolC gene encoding 5-dehydro-2-deoxygluconokinase gives MSQPYALQPYDVITMGRIGVDLYPLRTGVPLERVDTFGKFLGGSPSNVAVAAARLGRRTAVITRTGQDPFGTYLHRALRDFGVDDRWVTSVEEYPTPVTFCEIFPPDDFPLYFYRRPKAPDLEIREGELEREPIRRARIFWMTGTGLCAEPSRTATLAALAHRAKAGTTVFDLDWRPVFWSDPATARGHYAQALAHATVAVGNAEECAVATGESDPHAAAEALLAAGVELAVVKRGPEGVLAAHRDGTRAEVPPVPVDVVNGLGAGDAFGGALCHGLLAGWDLERTLRFANTAGAVVAARLACSSAMPSEAEVAQVLAGGPVPPDPSREAAREHPDDHPAAPPAGPGAGPDGTPS, from the coding sequence ATGAGTCAGCCGTACGCCCTCCAGCCGTACGACGTGATCACGATGGGCCGGATCGGGGTGGACCTCTACCCCCTGCGCACCGGTGTCCCGCTGGAACGGGTCGACACCTTCGGGAAGTTCCTCGGCGGATCGCCGTCCAACGTCGCGGTGGCGGCCGCGCGGCTCGGCCGGCGCACCGCCGTGATCACCCGCACCGGCCAGGACCCCTTCGGGACGTATCTCCACCGCGCCCTGCGGGACTTCGGCGTGGACGACCGCTGGGTGACCTCGGTCGAGGAGTACCCGACACCCGTGACCTTCTGCGAGATCTTCCCGCCCGACGACTTCCCCCTCTACTTCTACCGCCGGCCCAAGGCGCCCGACCTGGAGATCAGGGAGGGCGAGCTGGAGCGCGAACCGATCCGCCGGGCGCGGATCTTCTGGATGACCGGCACCGGACTGTGCGCCGAGCCGAGCCGCACCGCGACCCTGGCCGCGCTCGCCCACCGGGCCAAGGCGGGCACCACCGTCTTCGACCTGGACTGGCGCCCGGTGTTCTGGTCCGACCCCGCCACCGCACGCGGTCACTACGCGCAGGCGCTGGCCCACGCGACCGTCGCGGTCGGCAACGCCGAGGAGTGCGCCGTGGCGACCGGCGAGAGCGATCCGCACGCCGCCGCCGAAGCCCTGCTCGCCGCGGGAGTGGAGCTCGCGGTCGTCAAGCGGGGGCCCGAAGGAGTCCTCGCCGCCCATCGCGACGGCACCCGCGCCGAAGTCCCCCCGGTCCCGGTGGACGTCGTCAACGGGCTGGGCGCGGGCGACGCCTTCGGCGGCGCGCTGTGCCACGGGCTCCTCGCCGGATGGGACCTGGAGCGGACCCTGCGCTTCGCCAACACGGCGGGCGCCGTGGTCGCCGCCCGGCTCGCCTGCTCCTCGGCGATGCCGTCCGAGGCCGAGGTCGCCCAGGTCCTCGCCGGAGGCCCCGTCCCGCCCGACCCCAGCCGCGAGGCGGCGCGGGAGCACCCCGACGACCACCCCGCCGCGCCCCCCGCCGGTCCCGGCGCCGGTCCCGACGGGACGCCCTCATGA
- a CDS encoding sugar phosphate isomerase/epimerase family protein, translated as MTASVPAHSRIRVGSAPDSWGVWFPDDPRQVPWRRFLDEVARAGYEWIELGPYGYLPSDPAVLAEETGRRGLKVSAGTVFTGLHRGPGVWDETWAHVSDIAALTRAMGAEHLVVIPSFWRDDRTGRVLEDRVLTPAQWRDLTEQSERLGREVRERYGLRIVVHPHADTHVDTEENVSRFLDATDPELVSLCLDTGHYAYCGGDSVELIKTYGERIGYLHLKQVDPAVLAEVVAGEVPFGPAVGRGVMCEPPAGVPALEPVIAAAAALDVDLFAIVEQDMYPCPPDKPYPIAERTRGFLRSCGI; from the coding sequence ATGACTGCCTCCGTCCCCGCCCACAGCCGTATCCGGGTCGGCTCGGCCCCTGACTCCTGGGGGGTGTGGTTCCCCGACGATCCCCGGCAGGTCCCCTGGCGGCGCTTTCTCGACGAGGTCGCCCGCGCCGGGTACGAGTGGATCGAACTCGGCCCGTACGGCTATCTCCCGAGCGATCCCGCCGTGCTGGCGGAGGAGACCGGGCGGCGGGGGCTGAAGGTCTCGGCGGGCACGGTCTTCACCGGTCTGCACCGCGGACCGGGGGTCTGGGACGAGACATGGGCGCACGTCTCGGACATCGCCGCGCTGACCCGGGCCATGGGGGCGGAACACCTGGTGGTCATCCCGTCCTTCTGGCGGGACGACCGCACGGGCCGGGTCCTGGAGGACCGCGTGCTGACGCCGGCCCAGTGGCGCGACCTGACGGAGCAGAGCGAACGCCTGGGCCGTGAGGTGCGGGAGCGCTACGGGCTGCGGATCGTCGTGCATCCGCATGCGGACACCCATGTCGACACCGAGGAGAACGTGAGCCGCTTCCTCGACGCGACCGATCCGGAGCTGGTGTCCCTCTGCCTGGACACCGGGCACTACGCCTACTGCGGCGGCGACAGCGTGGAGCTCATCAAGACGTACGGCGAGCGCATCGGCTACCTCCATCTCAAGCAGGTGGACCCGGCCGTCCTCGCCGAAGTGGTGGCCGGTGAGGTGCCGTTCGGTCCGGCGGTCGGGCGGGGCGTGATGTGCGAACCACCGGCCGGGGTGCCCGCGCTGGAGCCCGTCATCGCGGCGGCGGCCGCCCTCGACGTCGACCTCTTCGCCATCGTCGAGCAGGACATGTATCCCTGCCCGCCGGACAAGCCGTACCCGATCGCCGAACGCACGCGCGGTTTCCTGCGCTCCTGCGGTATCTGA
- a CDS encoding helix-turn-helix transcriptional regulator: MTDRQLWSYKDIAAHIRVQPDTVRSYRKHGLLPPPDKVESGKPYWYADTIRRWVANRPGNRGRRD; encoded by the coding sequence ATGACGGACAGACAGCTCTGGTCCTACAAGGACATCGCGGCGCACATCCGGGTGCAGCCGGACACGGTCCGCTCCTACCGCAAGCACGGACTGCTGCCGCCGCCGGACAAGGTGGAGTCCGGCAAGCCGTACTGGTACGCGGACACCATCCGCAGGTGGGTGGCCAACCGACCGGGGAACAGGGGCCGAAGAGACTGA
- a CDS encoding MMPL family transporter, which produces MSEVNTPTGASAPPSEGGAPPSRTVPALGRWTRLVTARPRLSLLVALVLTALAVVAGSGVADRMGSGGWEDPSAESTYATRQVERVFPASQPNLILFVDGGSRGVDDPAVAAEAGRLAQRLAAERGVTGVGSYWGTRAPALRSDDGRQALIAARIQGDEKTAAETLDRIAPGLRGKHGPVEVSIGGPVAVQHEMTTIIQDDLLRAELIALPVTLVLLVMVFGSAVAALLPLGVGIVAILGTNAVLRGITEFTDVSVFAQNLTTALGLGLAIDYALFIVRRFREELDSGREVREAVGVTLRTAGRTVLFSALTVAVSLAAMLVFPQYFLRSFAYAGIAVVLLAAGAALILLPAALMLLGHRVNALDLRRLFRRRTARGDGAAGAEPGARWGRFAGLVMRRAPLFAFTTIGALVLLGLPFLGVKFGTPDDRQLPSGAESHVVQQQIRDGFAGSPTGTLEILAEPAPESGPAPGATEYAQYRDRVAALPGVIRVDGPVTSGDAAYFSVVPEGEAVGEQAQRLVHELRGIPAPFDTSVTGRAAVLEDSKAAIADRLPLALGIVVVVTLFLVFLLTGSVLIPLQAVVLNGLSLTAMFGALVWVFQDGHLSGLLSFTSTGDIETTLPVLMFCIAFGLSMDYGVFLLSRIKEEYDRGAGHERAVRFGLQRTGGLITAAAVILAVVMVAIGTSRVTNTKMLGLGIALAVLMDAMVVRSLLVPSVMKLMGAASWWAPRPLRRFHERFGLSEGEPAPVRESIPAATGSGTSADGPPAGHGKEVEGSPEAQGEEQPSADRNRAGV; this is translated from the coding sequence ATGTCCGAAGTCAACACGCCGACCGGGGCCTCCGCGCCGCCCTCCGAGGGGGGAGCGCCGCCGAGCCGCACCGTCCCGGCGCTCGGGCGGTGGACCCGTCTCGTCACCGCGCGCCCGAGGCTGTCGCTGCTCGTCGCCCTCGTGCTCACCGCGCTCGCGGTGGTCGCGGGCAGCGGCGTCGCCGACCGCATGGGCAGCGGCGGCTGGGAGGACCCGTCCGCCGAGTCGACGTACGCCACCCGCCAGGTGGAGCGCGTCTTCCCCGCCTCCCAGCCCAATCTGATCCTCTTCGTCGACGGCGGGTCCCGCGGTGTCGACGACCCCGCCGTGGCCGCCGAGGCCGGGCGGCTCGCCCAGCGGCTCGCCGCCGAGCGCGGCGTCACCGGTGTCGGGTCGTACTGGGGCACCCGCGCGCCCGCCCTGCGGTCGGACGACGGCCGGCAGGCGCTGATCGCGGCACGCATCCAGGGCGACGAGAAGACGGCCGCCGAGACGCTGGACCGGATCGCACCCGGCCTGCGCGGGAAGCACGGCCCGGTCGAGGTCTCGATCGGCGGCCCCGTGGCCGTCCAGCACGAGATGACGACGATCATCCAGGACGACCTCCTGCGGGCCGAGCTGATCGCCCTGCCGGTGACGCTGGTGCTGCTCGTCATGGTGTTCGGCAGCGCCGTCGCGGCACTGCTCCCCCTCGGCGTCGGCATCGTCGCCATCCTCGGGACCAACGCGGTGCTGCGCGGCATCACGGAGTTCACCGACGTGTCCGTCTTCGCCCAGAACCTCACCACGGCCCTCGGCCTCGGTCTCGCCATCGACTACGCCCTGTTCATCGTGCGGCGCTTCCGGGAGGAGCTCGACAGCGGCCGCGAGGTGCGGGAAGCCGTGGGCGTGACGCTGCGCACCGCAGGCCGCACCGTGCTCTTCTCCGCACTGACGGTCGCCGTCTCGCTGGCGGCGATGCTCGTCTTCCCCCAGTACTTCCTGCGGTCGTTCGCCTACGCGGGCATCGCCGTCGTGCTGCTGGCGGCAGGCGCGGCCCTCATCCTGCTGCCGGCGGCCCTGATGCTGCTCGGCCACCGTGTCAACGCGCTGGACCTGCGCAGGCTCTTCCGGCGCAGGACGGCGCGCGGCGACGGTGCGGCGGGCGCCGAGCCCGGTGCTCGCTGGGGGCGATTCGCCGGACTGGTCATGCGCCGCGCACCGCTGTTCGCCTTCACCACCATCGGGGCGCTCGTCCTGCTCGGGCTGCCGTTCCTCGGCGTGAAGTTCGGTACGCCGGACGACCGCCAGCTGCCCTCGGGGGCGGAGTCCCACGTGGTGCAGCAGCAGATCCGCGACGGCTTCGCCGGAAGCCCGACCGGCACCCTGGAGATCCTCGCCGAACCGGCCCCGGAGTCCGGCCCCGCGCCCGGTGCCACGGAGTACGCCCAGTACCGGGACCGGGTCGCCGCACTGCCCGGAGTCATCCGGGTGGACGGCCCCGTCACCTCGGGGGATGCCGCCTACTTCTCCGTGGTGCCTGAGGGCGAGGCCGTGGGAGAGCAGGCACAGCGACTGGTGCACGAACTGCGCGGCATACCCGCCCCGTTCGACACCTCCGTGACCGGACGAGCCGCGGTGCTGGAGGACTCCAAGGCGGCCATCGCCGATCGGCTGCCCCTCGCGCTGGGCATCGTGGTCGTGGTGACCCTCTTCCTGGTCTTCCTGCTCACCGGCAGCGTGCTCATTCCGCTCCAGGCGGTCGTGCTCAACGGACTCAGCCTCACGGCGATGTTCGGCGCGCTGGTGTGGGTGTTCCAGGACGGCCATCTCTCCGGACTGCTGTCGTTCACCTCCACCGGCGACATCGAGACGACCCTGCCCGTCCTGATGTTCTGCATCGCCTTCGGACTCTCCATGGACTACGGCGTCTTCCTCCTCTCCCGGATCAAGGAGGAGTACGACCGGGGCGCCGGCCACGAGCGGGCCGTCCGCTTCGGGCTCCAGCGCACCGGTGGCCTGATCACCGCGGCGGCCGTGATCCTCGCCGTCGTGATGGTGGCCATCGGCACCTCGCGGGTGACGAACACCAAGATGCTCGGACTGGGCATCGCCCTGGCCGTCCTGATGGACGCGATGGTGGTGCGCAGCCTGCTGGTCCCGTCGGTGATGAAGCTGATGGGCGCGGCCAGCTGGTGGGCGCCGCGACCGCTGCGGCGCTTCCACGAGCGGTTCGGCCTGAGCGAGGGGGAGCCGGCGCCGGTGCGGGAATCCATACCGGCGGCGACCGGATCCGGGACCAGCGCAGACGGGCCTCCGGCCGGGCACGGGAAGGAAGTCGAAGGGTCACCGGAGGCCCAGGGCGAGGAGCAGCCGTCGGCTGACCGGAACAGAGCCGGAGTCTGA
- a CDS encoding heavy-metal-associated domain-containing protein gives MSSETKTELETVQGSGAGSCCSPDGACHDAAADAPTAGVTTVYQVTGMTCGHCESAVGSELSALDGVTSVQAVAATGLVTVVSDAPLDEAAVREAVDEAGYELTGTA, from the coding sequence ATGTCCAGCGAGACCAAGACCGAACTCGAGACCGTCCAGGGCTCCGGCGCCGGCTCCTGCTGCTCGCCCGACGGCGCGTGCCACGACGCCGCGGCGGACGCCCCGACCGCGGGCGTGACCACCGTCTACCAGGTCACCGGCATGACCTGCGGCCACTGCGAATCGGCCGTCGGCAGCGAGCTCTCCGCGCTCGACGGCGTCACCTCGGTGCAGGCCGTCGCCGCCACCGGCCTGGTGACCGTGGTCTCGGACGCGCCGCTCGACGAGGCCGCCGTGCGCGAGGCCGTCGACGAGGCCGGCTACGAGCTCACCGGCACCGCCTGA